GGTCGGCGCCACGATGGGTGCCAGCCCCATGACCAGCATCAGCAAGGAGAACACCCGTGCCGTTTCGTGCAGCGGGAAAAGATCCCGCACTACCGCACGCGCCGCGACCATTCCGGCACAGGCACCCAAAGCCAGAACCAGACGCAGGCCGATGAGCCACTGCACGTTCCAGCTCAGGGCGCAGCCGAAGGAAGCCACCCCATACAGCAGCAAACCAAAAACCAGTGGCCGCTTGCGGCCAAAAACATCGAGCAATGGCCCGTAAATCAACTGGCCGAAGGCGATGCCGATAAAATAACTGCTCATGGACAGGCCGACCGTGGCCACATCCGTGCACAGGTCCGCGGCAATGGCGGTAAAAGCCGGCAGGTAGGTATCGATGGTCAGCGGACCGATGGCCGTCAAAGCGCCCAGCAGAAGTATGATCAGGCGTAGCCGGGGGCCATTGTGCATAAGTGTCGTCATGACGCGATTCCGATGAGGGGCCAGAGAAAAGGGATCATGGCAAAAGCCTCCAAAAAGGTCGCAGTATACACCTTGAAACAACAATTGTCTGCCCGAAGATGCGCCGGCAGGCAGGCCTTTTGAAAGCGTCGCCGGAAACGGACAGGAAACCGCGCCCATAAACGGTACGGAAAAACCCTGCCTCGCGACTCAGTTTTCCGATTCTCTGTTAAAATAGCAATCAATAGTGATTCCAGGAGGATGTCATGAAAGCCCTTTTTTATCCTTTCATCTTACTGCTGGCGATACTGTTTGCCGGCGCAACGCAAATAACCGGATGTATTGCGAACCCCGATTATGGCCGGGTTTCCCTGCAGGGGCGGGATATCCGTGGCGACCTGATCTTTTCCGAGCGGGAAAGGGGCATCATCCACGATTATTACCGCCGGCGCCTGCCACCCGGCCTGGCCCGGCGGGAACGCTTGCCGCCCGGCCTGCGCAAGCATATTGCACGGAACGGCCAACTGCCGCCCGGGCTGGCGGCCTATCGCCTGCCCGCTGACCTCGACCGGCACCTGCGGCGTCTGCCGGACGGCTACCTGCGGGCCAGAATCGGCACGGATATCGTTTTATTCCATGAAAAAACCCATATGGTGCTGGACATCGTTCAAAACATCTATCCATAGGAATGCCTGGCCATGCCTGCGTGAGAACCGGCAACAAAAAAACCCATGCGGCATGAAGAGTCAGAAAACATCAGCCAGGCCGCCGGCGCGGGAACTGCACGGCGCGCAGGATACATCTTTTTCACCAGGCTGGCAAAATCATTGCCTTTTTTACCTATTTAGCCGACGATTACCTTGAAGTCGAACCGAAAAACGGCCAGCGAAAACCCGGGCAAAAACACCGCCACACGGCACGGAACCGAACCGCATGGAGGGCAAGATTTGGACGTGAACAGCAATCCGAACCTGATCATAGGCGCTGCCGACGGCCTGAGCATCGAGCAACTGGGCAGCATGAGCAATCGCCACGGGCTGGTCGCCGGCGCCACCGGCACCGGCAAAACCGTAACCCTGCAGATTTTGGCCGAGGGTTTTTCACGACTCGGAGTGCCCGTCTTCGCCGCGGACATCAAAGGTGATCTCTCCGGGCTGGCGGCAGCCGCGACACCCAGCGCCAAAATCGAACAACGACTGGCCCAAATCCCCCTGCCGGACTATGCGCCGCATCCCTGCCCGGTAGTGTTCTGGGATATCCATGGTGAAAACGGCCATCCCATCCGCACCACCATTTCGGAACTGGGCCCGCTGCTGCTGACCAACCTGCTCGATCTCAACGAAACCCAGAGTGGCCTGCTGTTTGCCTGTTTCCGCATCGCTGACGACCAGGGACTGCTGCTGCTCGATCTGAAGGATCTGCGCGCCATGCTGGCCTGGATGAGCGAGCACGCCCGCCAGCTGCGGCCGACCTACGGCAACATCTCCGCGAGCAGCATCGGCGCCATCCAGCGGCAGCTGCTGGTCCTGGAAGAGCAGGGAGGCGATCATTTTTTCGGGGAACCGGCGTTGCAGCTCAACGACCTCCTGCATGTCGATTTTTCCGGGCGAGGGGTCATCAGCATCCTCGACGCTACCCGACTGGCGGCGCAATCGCCCCGCATCTACGCCACCTTCCTGTTATGGCTGCTGGCCGAGCTTTTCGAGCAGCTCCCCGAAGCCGGGGACGCGGACCGGCCGAGGCTGGTGTTTTTTTTCGATGAAGCGCACCTGCTTTTTTCCCAGGCGCCCAAGGCCCTGCTGGAAAAAATCGAGCAGGTGGT
This portion of the Syntrophotalea acetylenica genome encodes:
- a CDS encoding helicase HerA-like domain-containing protein — translated: MSNRHGLVAGATGTGKTVTLQILAEGFSRLGVPVFAADIKGDLSGLAAAATPSAKIEQRLAQIPLPDYAPHPCPVVFWDIHGENGHPIRTTISELGPLLLTNLLDLNETQSGLLFACFRIADDQGLLLLDLKDLRAMLAWMSEHARQLRPTYGNISASSIGAIQRQLLVLEEQGGDHFFGEPALQLNDLLHVDFSGRGVISILDATRLAAQSPRIYATFLLWLLAELFEQLPEAGDADRPRLVFFFDEAHLLFSQAPKALLEKIEQVVRLIRSKGVGIFFVTQSPLDIPESVLGQLGLKIQHALRAFTPKDQQAVATVARTFRPNPRLDTAAVITALGIGEALVSTLDAQGRPLPVQQTLIRPPESRIGPLSTDERREIIARSPLGGRYEQATDRHSAYEMLQQRAASVSDTGPAGKPPQATRARPKRQSVGEAMIKSAARTIGSQLGRQIIRGILGSLFGGRR